Part of the Pseudomonas sp. ADAK13 genome is shown below.
GTCCATGCTTTCGAAGGTGATGTCCAGGCTCAGGTTGCCTTCGCCGGTCAGCTCGTTGGGCACGTGGAACGCGACGCGTGGCTGCATGGCCTTGAGGCGCGAGTCGAAGTTGTCGACGTCCACTTCAAGGAACTTGCGGTCGGCCACAGGCGCCAGAGGCTCGGCGGGCTTGCCGGCGAGGTCGGCCATCACGCCCATGACGAAGGGCAGCTGGACCTTTTTCTCGGCGCCGTAGAGCTCGACGTCGTACTCGATCTGCACCCGAGGCGCACGGTTGCGCGCGATGAATTTCTGAGAACTTTGCTTCGCCACGTTGCTGCTCCTGGTCGCTTGAGCGACGGTGTTGTAACTGCGCGATCCGTACGCTTACTCGCTGTCCGGCCCACGCAGATTTTCAAATTGGGACATGCCGTCCGGAATCAGGTTGCGCACGATGGCCGCAAAGTCGGCGTGCACCAGATTCTTCGCCCGGTTCAACAACACCGGCAGCGGGCTCGAAGGCTCATGCCGGGTGTAGTACGCAAGGATTTTGTCGAGGCTGCGCAGCACTTCATCGCGGCTGGCGATGTCGCCGCTGGGGCGTGCTGCAACGGGCGCGGCAGCGTATTCAACCGAGGGGGCATTGTCGTCACTGACAACCTCGGGCTCGCTGGCGGCGCCACTGTGCGGGGCGTATTGATTGAGTATCTGCACGGCCTGCTTGAGCAGTTGCTTCAAGGGGCCGAGGTCCACGCCCTGGGCGGAACCGACCTGGTCGCTGACGTGTTGTTCGATGGCTTCGCAGGCCGTACGGGCGGCGTTCAGCGCGTCGCGGGTGGCTTGCAGTTGCTCGGCGTCGCTGTCGAGGAAAGCCCCGTTGAGCTGTTCGGCACCGAGGTTTTCGCCGGGGAAAGGTTGCAGCCCGCTGGCATTCAGCGCGGCGCGCAGGCTGACGGGGCCGAAGGTGCGCGAGCGAGTGAGAATGGCTTCGCGCAGCAGGCGAATGTTCGCGTCGCTGGCCACGCCGCTGAGGGCGTTGATGCGCACGGTGGGGTCGTTGTCGTCATCGGCATCCAGGCGCGGATGCAGGTCGGCCCAGTATTCGCGCAGCAGCGCGTTGATCAGTGTGAGCGCGTCGGCAAGCCCCGCAATACCCTGGAGGGCGAGGGCGCTTTGCAACAGGAAATGGGTGATGCGCAGGTCTTTGCTGCGCTGCAGGAGGTCGAGGCTTTGCTGCTGGATGCTGCGCCATTCCGGAGGTTCGGCAGGCAGGATCGAGTCGCCCATGCTGCGCTCGGGTTGACCCTGTGCGGCACGCTCAAGATGCAAATAATCGGCGTCATATTCCAAGTCTTCGCCACAAGGCGAAGTCGCGGAAACGGCGGCGAGCAGCAGAGGCACATCCACTAAATTCGATCTCCCTATCAGCCCGTTAGATGGCGGGCAATTCATGCATTAGTTGCGCGAGGAACTTTGCATGTTTTCTTGGTCATATTAAGCGCTTTGACATCGTGCTGATTTCAAAGTGCCATCATTGGTGTTCAAGAAGTTGTGCATTTTTGGTGTAGTACTTATGCCTTGTCAAGGTAAGCTATTCGCCCTCTATGACAGATGTGCGGTGCTTAACATCTTGTGCGACTGATCAGTCGAAGCAGGTGCCGGGGCAGGATTTTTGTCATAGAGGCCGGTTAAGATCAGCAATTACGCGGGTTGAAGCAGGCTTTCAAGGTATTGGAAGGATCTGTCGTGGATCTCTCGGGAGCCGTTCTCCCTGGAGATGGCCGCGCGCGAAGTATCAGCAAGGAGGCAAGATGTCGCTGTGCTTGACTATCACTAGTTATCACAAGATTACCCCTGGCCAGTGCCCTGAAAAGTCCATGGAACAGGGAGTGATGGCTATTGGCCGCGGTTCCGAAAATGACTGGATACTGCCTGATCCCGAGCGCCTGGTTTCCACGCAACATTGCGTTATTCAGTACAAAGAGGGTCGTTATTATTTAACTGATAACAGCACTAATGGTGTTGAGTTAGTGCATGCCGGTATTCGTTTGCGCCGGGGAAACAGCGAGCCATTACACGACGGCGAACTGATCCGCATCGGTGATTACGAAATCCAGGCGCGCATCGATTTCAACCTGAAAGTGACAGACAACCCGGCGTTTGCCGGCGACTCATCCAACAGCTTCGAAGCCCTGATGGGCGCCGCCGTGAAGGCCCCGACGCCGCAACCGGTCATCGCGCCGCAGTTCCAGGGCGCCTCGTCGATGGACACCCTGCCGGACCTGTTCGATTTCCTCGCGCCCACCAGCGTCCCGCCGGCCACCGTGCACGATCACGTGCCGGCCGAACAACACGACTTCCGCCCACCGACGCCGCTGCCCGTGGCTGAGCCGCCGGCGCCCGTGGTCTCGGGCTCGGTGATTCCCGAAGACTGGGACCTGTTTGGCGATGCCCCGGCACCTAAGCCGGTTGCACCGCCGCCTCCACCGATCATCGAGCCCTCCAAGGTCGAGCAACCGCTCCCGGTGGCCGACGGCAACCCACCCGACTTACTGCAAGCCTTCCTGCGCGGCGCGGGCCTCGACGCATTGCGCCTGGACAAGGCTCAGGCTGAAGCCCAGATGGAAAGTATCGGTCGCAGCTACCGGCTGATGGTCGAAGGCCTGATTGACGTGTTGCGTGCTCGCGCGAGCCTCAAGGGCGAGTTCCGCATGCAGCAGACGGTGATTCAACCGGTGGAAAACAACCCGTTGAAATTCGCCCCGAATGCCGATGAAGCGTTACTGCTGCTGCTACGCCACAGCAACCAGGCGTTTATGGCGCCGGACGTGGCCGTGCGCGACAGTTTCGACGATCTGCGTGCTCACCAACTGGCCGTCATGGCCGGGGTCGAAGCCGCCATCAAACACCTGCTGACACGCTTCGAACCGGCGCAGCTCGAAGAGCGCATGGGCAAGCCCGGCGGGCTGTCGAGCCTCTTTAACGGTTCGCGCCAGGCCCAGTACTGGCAGCAGTTCACCGAGCTCTACAGCAATATTTCCCGCGAAGCCCAGGAAGATTTCCAGGACCTGTTCGGGCGTGAATTCAGCCGTGCCTACGAAGAGCACAGCACCCGACAGCGACGCTAAAAACACCGCCGCATCGCAACAATGGAATAACGGATAGCTAAGTACGTCATTGAGGACGCAGGATGATTCCCAGGTTT
Proteins encoded:
- the tssB gene encoding type VI secretion system contractile sheath small subunit; translation: MAKQSSQKFIARNRAPRVQIEYDVELYGAEKKVQLPFVMGVMADLAGKPAEPLAPVADRKFLEVDVDNFDSRLKAMQPRVAFHVPNELTGEGNLSLDITFESMDDFSPAAVARKVDSLNKLLEARTQLANLLTYMDGKTGAEEIIMKAIKDPALLQALASAPKPAGDQ
- the tssA gene encoding type VI secretion system protein TssA; translated protein: MDVPLLLAAVSATSPCGEDLEYDADYLHLERAAQGQPERSMGDSILPAEPPEWRSIQQQSLDLLQRSKDLRITHFLLQSALALQGIAGLADALTLINALLREYWADLHPRLDADDDNDPTVRINALSGVASDANIRLLREAILTRSRTFGPVSLRAALNASGLQPFPGENLGAEQLNGAFLDSDAEQLQATRDALNAARTACEAIEQHVSDQVGSAQGVDLGPLKQLLKQAVQILNQYAPHSGAASEPEVVSDDNAPSVEYAAAPVAARPSGDIASRDEVLRSLDKILAYYTRHEPSSPLPVLLNRAKNLVHADFAAIVRNLIPDGMSQFENLRGPDSE
- the tagH gene encoding type VI secretion system-associated FHA domain protein TagH, whose protein sequence is MSLCLTITSYHKITPGQCPEKSMEQGVMAIGRGSENDWILPDPERLVSTQHCVIQYKEGRYYLTDNSTNGVELVHAGIRLRRGNSEPLHDGELIRIGDYEIQARIDFNLKVTDNPAFAGDSSNSFEALMGAAVKAPTPQPVIAPQFQGASSMDTLPDLFDFLAPTSVPPATVHDHVPAEQHDFRPPTPLPVAEPPAPVVSGSVIPEDWDLFGDAPAPKPVAPPPPPIIEPSKVEQPLPVADGNPPDLLQAFLRGAGLDALRLDKAQAEAQMESIGRSYRLMVEGLIDVLRARASLKGEFRMQQTVIQPVENNPLKFAPNADEALLLLLRHSNQAFMAPDVAVRDSFDDLRAHQLAVMAGVEAAIKHLLTRFEPAQLEERMGKPGGLSSLFNGSRQAQYWQQFTELYSNISREAQEDFQDLFGREFSRAYEEHSTRQRR